Proteins from a genomic interval of Zingiber officinale cultivar Zhangliang chromosome 1B, Zo_v1.1, whole genome shotgun sequence:
- the LOC122055271 gene encoding N-acetyl-D-glucosamine kinase-like isoform X1 — translation MKLYRNGEIWGFEAQVPPSPDGGVVLGVDGGTTSTLCVCLPASWPLPQPLAVLSRAVGGCSNHNSVGEKAARETLEDVMAQALSKASCSRSSVRAVCLAISGVNHPSDQQRIINWLRNIFPDKVAFYVENDAVAAMASGTMGKLHGCVLIAGTGTIAYAFTEDGKQARAAGAGPVLGDWGSGYGIAAQALTAVIKAHDGRGPQTKLTKSMLDMLQLSSPDELIGWTYADSSWARIAALVPTVVSTAEDGDEVANKILCDSVQELADSIIAVVKRLRLCGEDGKETFPLVMVGGVLEANKRWDIGKEVVKCISKVFPGALPIRPEVEPAVGAALVAWNRYIRGIKDVQEEADSPQISVT, via the exons ATGAAGCTGTATAGGAATGGGGAGATTTGGGGTTTCGAGGCTCAGGTCCCGCCGAGTCCCGACGGGGGCGTCGTGCTCGGCGTCGATGGAGGCACCACCTCCACGTTGTGCGTATGCCTTCCGGCCTCCTGGCCCCTTCCTCAGCCCTTGGCTGTCCTTTCCCGAGCCGTTGGTGGATGCTCTAATCACAATTCCGTTGGAG AAAAGGCTGCTAGGGAGACCCTAGAGGATGTTATGGCCCAAGCTCTTTCAAAAGCTTCTTGTAGTCGCTCATCTGTACGGGCAGTTTGCTTGGCTATATCTGGAGTTAACCATCCTTCAGATCAACAGAGGATAATTAACTGGCTCAG AAATATATTCCCAGATAAAGTTGCATTCTATGTTGAAAATGATGCTGTTGCAGCGATGGCCAGTGGAACAATGGGCAAGCTTCATGGATGTGTATTAATTGCAGGCACAGGAACCATTGCTTATGCATTCACAGAGGATGGAAAACAAGCCAGAGCAGCTGGTGCAGGACCAGTTTTAGGGGATTGGGGGAG TGGATATGGCATTGCTGCTCAGGCATTGACTGCAGTCATCAAGGCACACGATGGGCGGGGGCCTCAGACAAAGTTAACAAAGAGTATGCTTGACATGCTTCAACTTTCTTCACCAGATGAACTGATTGG GTGGACTTATGCAGATTCTTCTTGGGCTCGTATTGCCGCATTGGTTCCCACTGTGGTATCTACTGCTGAAGATGGTGATGAAGTTGCAAATAAGATTCTATGTGATTCTGTTCAAGAGTTGGCAGATAGTATTATAGCAGTTGTAAAGAGACTGAGATTGTGTGGCGAAG ATGGCAAGGAGACTTTCCCGCTCGTAATGGTTGGCGGTGTTCTCGAAGCTAATAAGAGATGGGATATTGGTAAGGAAGTTGTGAAGTGCATTTCCAAGGTTTTTCCAGGAGCTCTACCTATTCGACCTGAG GTAGAACCAGCAGTAGGTGCTGCATTAGTAGCCTGGAATCGATATATCAGAGGAATTAAAGATGTACAGGAAGAAGCTGATTCCCCTCAAATCTCAGTCACATAG
- the LOC122055271 gene encoding N-acetyl-D-glucosamine kinase-like isoform X2: MGRFGVSRLRSRRVPTGASCSASMEAPPPRCAYAFRPPGPFLSPWLSFPEPLVDALITIPLEAARETLEDVMAQALSKASCSRSSVRAVCLAISGVNHPSDQQRIINWLRNIFPDKVAFYVENDAVAAMASGTMGKLHGCVLIAGTGTIAYAFTEDGKQARAAGAGPVLGDWGSGYGIAAQALTAVIKAHDGRGPQTKLTKSMLDMLQLSSPDELIGWTYADSSWARIAALVPTVVSTAEDGDEVANKILCDSVQELADSIIAVVKRLRLCGEDGKETFPLVMVGGVLEANKRWDIGKEVVKCISKVFPGALPIRPEVEPAVGAALVAWNRYIRGIKDVQEEADSPQISVT, encoded by the exons ATGGGGAGATTTGGGGTTTCGAGGCTCAGGTCCCGCCGAGTCCCGACGGGGGCGTCGTGCTCGGCGTCGATGGAGGCACCACCTCCACGTTGTGCGTATGCCTTCCGGCCTCCTGGCCCCTTCCTCAGCCCTTGGCTGTCCTTTCCCGAGCCGTTGGTGGATGCTCTAATCACAATTCCGTTGGAG GCTGCTAGGGAGACCCTAGAGGATGTTATGGCCCAAGCTCTTTCAAAAGCTTCTTGTAGTCGCTCATCTGTACGGGCAGTTTGCTTGGCTATATCTGGAGTTAACCATCCTTCAGATCAACAGAGGATAATTAACTGGCTCAG AAATATATTCCCAGATAAAGTTGCATTCTATGTTGAAAATGATGCTGTTGCAGCGATGGCCAGTGGAACAATGGGCAAGCTTCATGGATGTGTATTAATTGCAGGCACAGGAACCATTGCTTATGCATTCACAGAGGATGGAAAACAAGCCAGAGCAGCTGGTGCAGGACCAGTTTTAGGGGATTGGGGGAG TGGATATGGCATTGCTGCTCAGGCATTGACTGCAGTCATCAAGGCACACGATGGGCGGGGGCCTCAGACAAAGTTAACAAAGAGTATGCTTGACATGCTTCAACTTTCTTCACCAGATGAACTGATTGG GTGGACTTATGCAGATTCTTCTTGGGCTCGTATTGCCGCATTGGTTCCCACTGTGGTATCTACTGCTGAAGATGGTGATGAAGTTGCAAATAAGATTCTATGTGATTCTGTTCAAGAGTTGGCAGATAGTATTATAGCAGTTGTAAAGAGACTGAGATTGTGTGGCGAAG ATGGCAAGGAGACTTTCCCGCTCGTAATGGTTGGCGGTGTTCTCGAAGCTAATAAGAGATGGGATATTGGTAAGGAAGTTGTGAAGTGCATTTCCAAGGTTTTTCCAGGAGCTCTACCTATTCGACCTGAG GTAGAACCAGCAGTAGGTGCTGCATTAGTAGCCTGGAATCGATATATCAGAGGAATTAAAGATGTACAGGAAGAAGCTGATTCCCCTCAAATCTCAGTCACATAG